The Argentina anserina chromosome 3, drPotAnse1.1, whole genome shotgun sequence genome includes a region encoding these proteins:
- the LOC126787213 gene encoding aluminum-activated malate transporter 2-like, whose protein sequence is MASQVVGVKNISEAGNAHNDHGFCGRMMNKVVEFPMKLKKLGQDDPRRIVHSLKVGLAVLLVTLLYYLDPLYDGLGATAMWAVLTVVVVFEFSVGATLGRGLNRILATFLAGSLGFGVHHLANLSGEKGHPILVGGFVFLLAALVTFFRFFPRIKARYDYGLLIFILTFCMISVSGYRDDEILEMAHKRVSTILIGAFTAVSVCVFIRPVWAGDDLHNSVATNIEKLGSFLEEFGSSCFKKPCHGRESNMTLLKGYSSVLNTKQSEESQVNFARWEPRHGRFRFRHPWKHYLKIGSLTRQCAYRLDTLNGYINSDIQKPLTIKNSKVQELCMKLSSELSKGLKEQAFSMKVMTRPTSAHITKSRAAANTLKSFLKSPDLGEDIHLLDIIPAVTVASLLTDVVSYVEKIEKSIQELASLSHVRFKSAEPNKEQEQSEQTKLHKHGIVHPCADKNDGPHHVISIVQLQPSLKEIA, encoded by the exons ATGGCATCTCAAGTAGTAGGAGTCAAGAATATCAGTGAGGCTGGAAATGCTCACAATGATCATGGTTTTTGTGGGAGGATGATGAACAAGGTTGTCGaatttcctatgaagttaaagaAGCTAGGGCAAGATGATCCGAGAAGGATTGTTCATTCTCTCAAAGTAGGACTAGCAGTTCTATTGGTGACCTTACTCTATTACTTAGATCCTCTCTATGACGGCCTTGGTGCCACAGCTATGTGGGCTGTTTTAACTGTTGTGGTTGTCTTCGAGTTTTCCGTTG GAGCAACACTTGGAAGAGGTTTGAACAGAATTTTGGCAACATTCCTCGCAGGTTCTTTGGGATTTGGTGTTCATCATTTGGCAAATCTTTCAGGAGAAAAAGGTCATCCCATACTCGTCGGTGGTTTTGTCTTTTTACTTG CTGCATTGGTGACATTTTTCCGCTTCTTTCCTCGGATTAAGGCAAGATACGATTATGGACTCCTGATTTTTATATTGACATTTTGTATGATATCCGTATCCGGATACAGAGACGACGAGATACTAGAAATGGCACACAAGAGGGTCTCTACAATCCTTATAGGTGCCTTCACAGCTGTGTCTGTGTGTGTTTTCATTCGTCCTGTGTGGGCTGGTGATGACCTACACAACTCGGTGGCTACCAACATCGAAAAACTTGGGAGCTTCTTAGAAG AATTTGGGAGTTCATGCTTTAAGAAGCCTTGCCATGGAAGAGAGTCTAATATGACACTTCTTAAAGGATACAGTAGTGTTCTCAACACGAAACAGAGTGAAGAGAGTCAG GTTAATTTTGCTAGATGGGAGCCTAGACATGGTCGGTTTAGGTTCCGCCATCCGTGGAAACACTATCTGAAGATCGGAAGCCTTACCCGACAATGTGCGTACCGGCTTGATACTCTTAATGGCTACATTAACTCTGATATCCAG AAACCGTTAACTATCAAAAACAGCAAAGTTCAGGAGCTGTGCATGAAGTTGAGCTCAGAGTTGAGCAAGGGATTAAAAGAACAAGCATTTTCCATGAAAGTAATGACACGACCAACCTCTGCTCACATAACAAAATCAAGAGCTGCAGCTAACACCCTGAAATCCTTTCTTAAGTCGCCAGACTTGGGTGAAGACATTCATCTACTAGACATCATACCAGCAGTGACTGTAGCTTCACTGCTAACAGATGTGGTTTCCTACGTTGAAAAAATTGAGAAATCCATACAAGAACTGGCCTCGCTTTCACATGTGCGATTCAAGAGTGCAGAACCAAATAAGGAGCAAGAGCAGTCTGAGCAGACAAAGTTACATAAACATGGCATAGTGCACCCTTGTGCTGATAAAAACGATGGACCTCATCATGTTATCAGCATTGTTCAACTTCAACCATCACTAAAGGAAATAGCATAG
- the LOC126787214 gene encoding aluminum-activated malate transporter 2-like, with product MTYADNDGLANGGSGAGPLGRVLRWMKAAPLKLWDKVVEVATKAKKLGKDDPRRIVHSGKVGLALTLVCLFYYFRPIHEGFGVNAMWAILTVALIFEYTVGATLERGLNRMVATIIAGPLAVGAHHITTLWGGEVAEPILIGFFVFVVAAIMTFLRFFPLLKARHDYFLVIFILTYSLVSVSGYRDYEILEMAHIRISTVAVGGCTSIMICIFICPVWIGVDLHNLVVSNIDKLGNSMEAVYVIYDYDNRLSTT from the exons ATGACTTATGCAGATAATGATGGTTTGGCGAACGGTGGCTCCGGTGCAGGGCCTTTGGGCCGTGTTCTGCGGTGGATGAAGGCCGCGCCGCTGAAGTTGTGGGATAAAGTAGTGGAGGTCGCGACGAAGGCGAAGAAGCTTGGAAAGGATGATCCGAGAAGGATTGTTCATTCCGGCAAAGTAGGGTTGGCTCTCACCTTGGTTTGTCTGTTTTATTACTTTCGACCGATTCATGAAGGCTTTGGTGTCAATGCAATGTGGGCGATCCTGACCGTGGCCCTTATCTTTGAGTACACAGTTG GAGCAACCCTAGAAAGGGGTTTAAATAGGATGGTGGCAACAATAATAGCTGGTCCTCTAGCTGTTGGAGCTCATCACATAACAACCCTTTGGGGAGGAGAAGTCGCGGAGCCCATATTGATTGGATTTTTCGTCTTTGTTGTAG CTGCAATAATGACCTTCCTGAGATTCTTCCCTTTGTTAAAGGCAAGGCACGACTACTTCCTGGTGATATTCATATTGACCTACAGCTTGGTTTCGGTATCCGGCTACCGCGACTATGAAATTCTAGAGATGGCACATATAAGGATATCAACGGTTGCCGTAGGAGGCTGTACTTCTATTATGATCTGTATATTCATTTGTCCTGTGTGGATTGGAGTTGATCTTCACAATTTGGTTGTGAGTAACATAGACAAGCTTGGGAATTCTATGGAAG CTGTATACGTTATATATGATTACGACAATCGACTAAGCACTACGTAA